A portion of the Oscillospiraceae bacterium genome contains these proteins:
- a CDS encoding amino acid ABC transporter ATP-binding protein yields the protein MALLEVKNLKKSFGETEVLKDISFSLEKGKVLSIIGSSGSGKTTLLRCLNFLEKADSGEIFINDELIFSPSLNNLSSAQKRKNQMMFGLVFQSFNLFPQYNVLDNVTLAVKLQAKELENFKADKKQIYAKIEEDACELLTKVGLYDKRFNYPCELSGGQQQRVAIARALALNPQILCFDEPTSALDPELTGEVLSVIRNLASHNITMIIVTHEMNFAREVSNEIIFMDNGVIAEQGEPNELFANPKTERLQAFLSAMSD from the coding sequence ATGGCTTTACTTGAAGTTAAAAATTTAAAAAAGAGCTTTGGTGAAACCGAAGTTTTAAAGGATATAAGCTTTTCTCTCGAAAAGGGTAAGGTTTTATCTATTATCGGCTCCTCAGGAAGCGGAAAAACAACTCTTTTGCGTTGCCTGAACTTTCTTGAAAAAGCTGATTCGGGTGAAATTTTCATTAATGACGAGCTTATTTTCAGCCCTTCTCTCAACAATTTATCATCAGCTCAGAAACGTAAAAATCAAATGATGTTTGGACTTGTTTTTCAGTCCTTTAATCTTTTTCCTCAGTATAACGTGCTTGACAATGTTACTCTTGCTGTTAAGCTTCAGGCTAAGGAGCTTGAAAATTTCAAAGCTGATAAAAAGCAAATTTATGCAAAGATTGAAGAGGATGCCTGCGAGCTTCTCACAAAGGTTGGTCTTTACGATAAAAGATTTAACTACCCTTGTGAGCTGTCGGGGGGACAGCAACAGCGTGTTGCTATTGCAAGAGCTCTTGCTCTCAATCCTCAGATACTCTGCTTTGACGAGCCTACAAGCGCTCTTGACCCTGAGCTTACGGGTGAAGTTCTTTCGGTTATAAGAAATCTTGCTTCTCATAATATAACTATGATTATCGTTACCCACGAAATGAATTTCGCAAGAGAGGTTTCCAACGAAATTATATTTATGGATAACGGCGTTATCGCAGAACAAGGTGAGCCTAACGAGCTTTTTGCAAATCCCAAAACAGAAAGACTTCAAGCCTTTTTAAGTGCGATGTCAGACTAA
- the radA gene encoding DNA repair protein RadA: MAKPTSYYVCTNCGSQSAKWVGRCPDCGEWNTMQEEAVQSAPAATNVKAIKQTVKKSGKVYSINELESDEDIRYHTGLNELDRVLGGGIVKGSVVLLGGDPGIGKSTILLQMCATLDKNLKILYATGEESARQIKLRASRLGVYSERLFIMSENDTDVIVSTALSQQPDIVIIDSIQTMFLESVSSSPGSVSQVRECTAALTRLAKGEGIPVFIVGHVNKEGAIAGPKVMEHMVDAVLYFEGERQLAYRILRAVKNRYGSTNEIGVFEMGDKGLCEVMNPSMMFLSGRPKNVSGTAVVCILEGTRPLLAEVQALISSTSFPSPRRTSVGVDYSRLCLLLAVLEKRGGLFFSSSDVYVNVVGGIKLDDPSSDLGVLLALASGLKDLIIPADMFIAGEVGLAGEIRNVSGIDYRIAEAKRLGFTSCIIPYRSKITTNTDGMEIFKVRSIYEAIDVIKNKN, from the coding sequence ATGGCAAAACCGACAAGTTACTATGTATGCACAAATTGCGGCTCTCAGAGTGCAAAATGGGTAGGCCGCTGTCCCGATTGCGGAGAGTGGAATACAATGCAGGAGGAAGCTGTTCAGTCTGCTCCTGCCGCTACAAATGTAAAAGCAATTAAGCAAACCGTCAAAAAAAGCGGAAAAGTATATTCCATAAATGAGCTTGAAAGCGACGAGGATATCCGTTACCATACAGGACTTAACGAGCTTGACCGTGTTTTAGGCGGCGGTATAGTTAAAGGCTCCGTTGTTTTATTGGGTGGTGACCCCGGCATTGGTAAATCCACTATTTTGCTTCAGATGTGCGCAACTCTTGATAAAAATCTTAAGATACTATATGCCACGGGTGAGGAATCTGCACGTCAGATTAAATTAAGAGCTTCCCGTCTTGGCGTTTATTCAGAACGTCTTTTTATAATGTCGGAAAACGATACCGACGTTATTGTAAGCACAGCGCTTTCTCAACAGCCCGACATTGTTATTATCGACTCTATTCAGACTATGTTTCTTGAAAGCGTAAGCTCTTCTCCCGGAAGCGTTTCACAGGTGCGTGAATGTACCGCTGCTCTCACAAGGCTTGCTAAAGGAGAAGGTATTCCCGTTTTCATAGTAGGCCACGTAAACAAAGAGGGCGCTATTGCAGGCCCTAAGGTTATGGAGCATATGGTTGATGCTGTTTTATATTTTGAGGGCGAGCGTCAATTAGCTTACAGAATTTTAAGAGCTGTTAAAAACCGTTACGGCTCAACAAACGAAATAGGCGTTTTTGAAATGGGCGATAAAGGTCTTTGCGAGGTTATGAACCCTTCTATGATGTTCCTTTCGGGCAGACCTAAAAACGTTTCGGGAACTGCCGTTGTATGTATTCTTGAGGGTACCCGTCCTTTACTTGCTGAGGTTCAGGCTCTTATAAGCTCAACCTCCTTTCCCTCTCCCCGCCGTACCTCTGTGGGTGTAGATTACAGCAGACTTTGTCTTTTACTTGCAGTGCTTGAAAAAAGAGGCGGTCTCTTTTTCTCCTCCTCCGATGTATATGTAAACGTTGTCGGCGGAATAAAGCTTGATGACCCTTCTTCAGATTTAGGCGTGCTTCTCGCTTTAGCTTCGGGGCTTAAGGATTTAATTATCCCCGCTGATATGTTTATTGCAGGCGAGGTTGGTCTTGCGGGAGAAATCCGTAATGTTTCGGGAATTGATTATCGAATTGCAGAAGCTAAAAGACTCGGCTTTACAAGCTGTATTATCCCCTACCGTAGTAAAATAACAACCAACACCGACGGTATGGAAATATTCAAGGTAAGAAGCATATATGAAGCCATTGACGTTATAAAAAACAAAAATTAG
- the nifJ gene encoding pyruvate:ferredoxin (flavodoxin) oxidoreductase yields MARKMKTMDGNTAAAHVSYAFTDVAGIYPITPSSVMAELSDKWAAEGRKNIFGQEVRVAELQSEAGASGTVHGSLAAGALTTTFTASQGLLLMIPNMYKIAGELLPGVIHCSARAVASHALSIFGDHSDVMACRQTGFAMLCASNPQEVMDLGAVAHLSAIKGRVPFLHFFDGFRTSHEIQKIEIWDYDELAQMIDMDAVEQFRKNALNPEHPVLRGTAQNPDIFFQAREACNKYYDELPAVVEKYMNDVNSRVGTDYKLFNYYGAPDAEKVIIAMGSVCDTIEETIDYLNAKGEKVGLVKVRLYRPFSVEHFLNAMPKTVKKIAVLDRTKEPGSLGEPLFLDIAAAISNTEFKDALLVSGRYGLGSKDTTPGDIIAAYKNLDAAEPKKRFTLSITDDVTYLSLPVDENPYTTAAGTVSCKFWGLGSDGTVGANKNSIKIIGDHTDKYVQAYFAYDSKKSGGVTISHLRFGDSPIKSTYYVSQADFVACHNPSYIGKYDMTADIKEGGVFLLNSGATAEELEKTLPASVKKDLAVKKAKFYTVDAISIAKELGLGNRINMILQSAFFKLANIIPIDEAVKYMKEAVITSYGKKGEKVVAMNHSAIDRGIDSIVEIPVPASWANATEEAAEVKVDGERKDLVDFVNNILIPVNAQKGDKLPVSTFVDAADGTFPQGSAAYEKRGVAVDVPVWLPENCIQCNQCSYVCPHAVIRPAVLDAEEMKKAPADMKTKQMAGKGCENYQYSVTVSVLDCTGCGSCANVCPAKEKALVMKPLASNMGAQKSFDFAISKLSEKTDLPFAVETVKGSQFKQPLLEYSGACAGCGETPYAKLVTQLFGDRMYIANATGCSSIWGGSAPSTPYTVNREGRGPAWANSLFEDNAEYGYGMSLAVSQMRKKVNVLVDELAQKATNEDVKAAIAEYKNTFNNSKENAVATKKLVAALEACNCCGECKELADKILKDKEFLAKKSMWIFGGDGWAYDIGFGGLDHVIASGEDVNILVFDTEVYSNTGGQASKSTPTGSVAQFAANGKVTKKKDLGAIAMSYGYVYVAQIAMGADYNQAIKAITEAESYNGPSIIIAYAPCINHGIKVGMGNSMAETKAAVAAGYWHMYRYNPRLADEGKNPFILDSKAPTANYKDFIMNEVRYNSLVRSYPDRAEKLFEAAENYAKEKLENLQNRAKTE; encoded by the coding sequence ATGGCAAGAAAAATGAAAACCATGGATGGTAACACCGCTGCGGCACACGTTTCGTATGCTTTTACCGATGTTGCCGGCATTTATCCCATAACTCCGTCATCTGTAATGGCTGAGTTGTCGGACAAATGGGCTGCTGAGGGCAGAAAAAATATCTTCGGACAGGAGGTAAGAGTAGCAGAGCTTCAGTCTGAGGCAGGAGCATCGGGAACAGTACACGGCTCTTTGGCAGCAGGCGCTCTTACAACTACCTTTACCGCTTCACAGGGTCTTCTTTTGATGATTCCTAATATGTATAAAATTGCAGGTGAATTACTCCCCGGAGTTATTCACTGTTCAGCACGTGCTGTTGCAAGCCACGCTCTTTCTATTTTCGGCGACCACAGTGACGTTATGGCATGCCGTCAGACAGGCTTTGCTATGCTTTGCGCAAGCAATCCTCAGGAGGTTATGGATTTAGGTGCAGTTGCACATCTTTCTGCTATTAAAGGCAGAGTTCCTTTCCTTCATTTCTTTGACGGTTTCAGAACAAGCCACGAAATTCAGAAAATTGAAATCTGGGATTATGATGAGCTTGCTCAGATGATTGATATGGATGCTGTTGAGCAGTTCCGTAAAAATGCTTTAAATCCTGAGCACCCCGTATTGAGAGGTACTGCTCAGAACCCTGATATTTTCTTCCAGGCACGTGAGGCTTGCAACAAGTATTATGATGAGCTTCCCGCTGTTGTAGAAAAATATATGAACGATGTAAACAGCCGTGTAGGTACAGATTATAAGCTGTTCAACTACTACGGTGCCCCCGATGCTGAAAAAGTTATTATAGCTATGGGCTCTGTTTGCGATACAATCGAAGAAACTATAGATTACCTCAACGCAAAGGGCGAAAAGGTAGGTCTTGTAAAGGTACGTTTGTACCGTCCCTTCTCTGTAGAGCATTTCCTCAATGCTATGCCTAAGACAGTTAAGAAGATAGCTGTTCTTGACAGAACAAAGGAACCCGGTTCTTTGGGCGAGCCTTTATTCCTTGATATTGCTGCTGCAATTTCAAACACAGAATTTAAAGATGCTCTTCTCGTTTCCGGCCGTTACGGCTTAGGCTCTAAGGATACAACACCCGGAGATATTATCGCAGCTTATAAAAACCTTGATGCTGCTGAGCCTAAGAAGAGATTTACTCTTTCAATCACAGACGATGTTACCTATCTTTCATTACCTGTTGATGAAAACCCCTACACAACTGCAGCAGGCACTGTTTCCTGCAAATTCTGGGGTCTTGGCTCTGACGGTACTGTTGGTGCAAATAAAAACTCCATCAAAATCATCGGTGACCATACAGATAAATATGTTCAGGCTTATTTTGCATATGACTCTAAGAAGTCAGGCGGTGTAACAATTTCTCACCTTCGTTTCGGTGATTCACCCATTAAGTCAACATATTATGTATCTCAGGCTGATTTTGTTGCTTGCCATAATCCTTCATATATCGGAAAATACGATATGACAGCGGATATTAAAGAGGGCGGCGTATTCCTTCTTAACAGCGGCGCTACTGCTGAAGAATTAGAGAAGACTTTGCCTGCATCAGTTAAGAAAGACCTTGCTGTTAAAAAAGCTAAATTCTATACTGTTGATGCTATTTCTATTGCAAAAGAGTTAGGTCTTGGCAACAGAATCAATATGATTTTACAGTCTGCTTTCTTTAAGCTTGCAAACATTATTCCCATAGACGAAGCTGTAAAATATATGAAAGAGGCAGTTATTACCTCTTACGGCAAGAAGGGTGAAAAGGTTGTTGCTATGAACCACTCTGCTATTGACAGAGGTATTGATTCAATAGTTGAAATTCCTGTTCCTGCTTCTTGGGCAAATGCAACTGAGGAAGCTGCTGAGGTTAAGGTAGACGGCGAAAGAAAAGACCTTGTTGATTTTGTAAACAATATTCTTATTCCCGTAAACGCTCAAAAGGGCGATAAATTACCTGTTTCTACTTTCGTAGATGCAGCTGACGGTACATTCCCTCAGGGCTCTGCCGCATATGAGAAGAGAGGCGTTGCAGTTGACGTTCCTGTATGGCTTCCTGAAAACTGTATCCAGTGTAACCAGTGCTCATACGTTTGTCCTCACGCTGTAATCCGTCCTGCTGTTCTTGATGCAGAAGAGATGAAGAAAGCTCCTGCTGATATGAAAACAAAGCAAATGGCAGGTAAGGGCTGTGAAAATTATCAGTATTCAGTAACTGTTTCCGTACTTGACTGTACAGGCTGCGGTTCTTGTGCAAATGTCTGTCCTGCTAAGGAAAAGGCTCTTGTTATGAAGCCTTTAGCTTCCAATATGGGCGCTCAGAAATCCTTTGATTTTGCTATTTCCAAGCTTTCTGAGAAAACAGATCTTCCCTTCGCTGTAGAAACAGTTAAGGGCTCACAGTTCAAACAGCCGCTTCTTGAGTACTCCGGTGCTTGCGCAGGCTGTGGCGAAACACCTTATGCTAAGCTTGTTACTCAGTTGTTTGGTGACAGAATGTATATAGCAAATGCAACAGGCTGTTCTTCAATCTGGGGCGGTTCTGCTCCTTCTACTCCTTATACTGTAAACAGAGAGGGAAGAGGTCCCGCATGGGCTAACTCTTTGTTTGAGGATAATGCAGAGTATGGCTACGGTATGAGCCTTGCAGTTTCTCAGATGAGAAAGAAAGTAAACGTACTTGTTGACGAGCTTGCACAGAAAGCTACAAATGAAGATGTAAAAGCAGCTATTGCTGAATATAAGAACACATTTAATAACAGTAAGGAAAACGCTGTTGCTACTAAGAAGCTTGTTGCTGCTCTTGAAGCTTGCAACTGCTGCGGCGAATGCAAAGAGCTTGCTGATAAAATCCTTAAGGATAAAGAATTCCTTGCTAAGAAGTCTATGTGGATATTCGGTGGTGACGGTTGGGCTTACGATATCGGCTTCGGCGGTCTTGACCACGTAATCGCTTCCGGTGAAGATGTAAATATCCTTGTATTTGATACAGAGGTTTACTCCAACACAGGCGGACAGGCTTCTAAGTCTACACCTACCGGTTCTGTTGCTCAGTTTGCTGCAAACGGTAAGGTTACAAAGAAGAAGGACCTTGGCGCAATTGCTATGTCCTATGGCTATGTATATGTAGCTCAGATTGCTATGGGTGCTGACTATAATCAGGCAATCAAGGCAATCACAGAGGCTGAAAGCTACAATGGACCTTCAATCATTATTGCATATGCTCCTTGTATCAACCACGGTATTAAGGTTGGTATGGGCAATTCAATGGCTGAAACAAAGGCTGCAGTAGCTGCAGGTTACTGGCATATGTACCGTTACAATCCCAGACTTGCAGACGAAGGCAAGAATCCTTTCATTCTTGACAGTAAGGCTCCCACAGCTAATTATAAAGACTTTATTATGAACGAGGTTCGTTATAATTCTCTTGTAAGAAGCTATCCCGACAGAGCTGAAAAGCTGTTTGAAGCGGCTGAAAACTATGCTAAGGAAAAGCTTGAAAACCTTCAGAACAGAGCAAAAACTGAATAA